A segment of the Chryseobacterium scophthalmum genome:
ATAGGTCTGTATTTCATCATACCATCTCTTTTGTCGATGAACCACATCCCCATAATCTTTAGAACTTTTACTTTATCAGTAGTTGTTCTAATTAAATCTACATATTGTTTTTTTTCAGCCTCCGTAGGAGTTCTTCCAGAGTTAATGATTTCAATTAATTCATCATCAATTCTTTCACTCTCTAACTTCTTTTTAATTGCTTCAGGAGTAGATTTAGTAGAAAAGTTTTCATCTTCATAAACTTCATCAATCTGGCCAGATAAAGCTGCATCTAATAAAATCTGATACAAAGATCTTGTCGTTTTAGACAATAATCCATTAGGATTATCATAATAGAACGGCTGATTAATCTTATCATTAAGGTCAATTATTTCCCAAACCATCATACTTTTCAAGATGTCTTTTTCATCTACAAAGCCATATTCAAGTGGGGTTATTTTATTGCTGATAATAGTATCTCCTACTTTTTTCATATTTTCAGCTCTCATCTGTCTGAATTCTTCTGGTGAAGAAGCATTTAGAATAGTCTGAGAAAATGCAAACCCAGAAGCTAATACTAAAAGACTGCTAATATATTTTTTCATAATATGAATTTACAAATTAATGTTATTGAACATTGATAATAACTGGTGATATTTCTTTCAATCGTTGATTACCAAGTCCAGTAGCCGTAGCTTGGATATCATAAATCTGAACAACATCACCTGGTCTAAGATTTCTGATTAACCCTTCTGCAGAAGATAATGAGTTACCCTGAATCATAGTACCTGCTCTTCCTGGAAGTTTCAAAATGAAACTGTTAACAGTGAAAGAAACTGGGAAATCAAAATCAGGTAATGCCGCAGCAACAATCTGATTAGGAATAGAACCAACAGGCATAAAATTAACAGCTTTACCTCTGATTTGACCTTGCGGTCTAGGAACTCCTTTAATTCTATATTCAAACACCTGAGATACTGTTTTTCCAGTAGGATCTGTGCCTGATAGAGTTAATTTCACAATATTTCCAGTAGAAGGAATAACATCCCATTTACCTTTACCAGTATTCTTAACAACTGCTCCTGGAGCAGATAAAGATAATTTAGCATTGTCTGCACCAAGGATAGATCCTGTAACAGGGTTTTCTAATCCTCTATACATTACATTCATCTTATCAGCAGAAAGCAATAGCCCCTGTTCTAATTTTACCTGTTGAGGACCAGCGATTACGTTATATGTATGCGTGAACGGGAATTGTTGAGCTTTTCCTGTAGCATCCGTTAAAGTAATTACACCGCCAATCTTTTTCTCGCCAATACCTCCGGTATTTAAAGGAAGATATCCTTTACCGTTTTCTTGTCTGCTTACACCGCTGATGCTGATTTTACTACTGTTAGAATAGTTACCTAACATAACAATAGCTTCAGCTTTCTTACCAGCCTGAACATCTGTAGGTGCAGAAACAATCGCTTCATAGCTTGTAAATTTGATACTAGCATCTACTTTTTCCTGAAGCATTAACGCCAATGCATCTGATTGTACGTTTCTTGCATCATTCTGAATAATCTCTAAATTTGAAATCGCAGCAATAAGAGGCTGGTGATAGAATTTATTCTGAAACCAAGTTTTACCATTTGGAGATTTTCCAGCAGGATACTCTGCAATGATTGATTTATTTGCTCTTTCAACTAATTTTAATAATTGTGGATCACTTCCAAAAGTAGCTACAATATAAGATCTTACATCATCCAATTGCTTCTTAAGCTCTAAAGCTTTTGCAGAAGGTGAATTTTCGTCGCCATCTTTAAAGAAATATTCAGTTGTAGCTTCATTATTGTTCAATGCTGAGAAGTTTTCACTTACATCCATATCTTTTCCTGTTTTAGGATCTTTATCATGGAAGTCTGATTGCTTCTTCAAAACAACTTTAATTTCTTCAGCCGATTTTACCAATGCATCAATCTTAGTTTTCAGTGCTTTATACTGTTCCCAAGGTGTTGCATAAGTATCTGGTACTTGTTGAGCTTTTGCTTCTAATGTTTTTTCAAAAATATCTTCATTTTTCTGCTCTGTCAAGTGTCTTGTATCATTTAAGGCTCTTGTAGAATCATAATATGATCTGATGATTTCAACATCGATGTTTAGGGCCATCATAGCGATGAACACCAAATACATCAGGTTGATCATCTTCTGACGTGGAGTCTGTTTTCCTTTTGCCATTCTCTTTTCTTTAGTTTTTGTTTAAATAATGGTTAAGGATTATGACTTCATAGCAGTTAACATACCACCGTAAACTCTGTTTAAGCTGTTTAAGTTGGTTGTTAAACCTTGTAATTCTTGATTAAATTTCTCAGATTGCTCTGCTGATTTTTGCATATCATCAACATATTTTTTAGCGAAATCTGATTGTCTCTGACCATTTTCTAACTGCATTGCATAAAGAGCATTCATGCTTTCCATGTGTGAAGCAGCTTTATTTAACTGGTCATTATATTTGTGTGTAGAAGCAGATACGTCAACAGTTTGGTTGATTTGGTCTACTGAGCTTGAGAATTTGTCAATCCCTGTTCTTAGTCTATCAAATAATTGTACGTCAAGCTTAGCATCCTGAAGCATTTTATCTAACTTACCTGAAAGAGAGTTCTCTAATTCTGCAAAATGATCAACTGTGTTCTTTGCAGAAATATTTGAATGTAGAGGATTTGGATTTGCATGCTTATCCAACAATTCAGGATAAACATTTTCCCAGTGGTACGACTCTTCAGCAGCAGGAGGGTCGAATGCAAAAATGATAAAGATAATTGCCTCAGTTACAAGCCCTACTGTAAGAGCGATGTTTCCGTTAATTGGTCCCAAGGTAATGTGAGTAATTTTAAGCCAAGCTCCAAGAATTACAATTGCAGCACCGAATGAATAGAAGAAATTCATCCAAGCATCTTTAGTCTTAAACATATAAGTTAGTTTTTTTTAAGTGTTATAAATTGATAATAAATAATCTAAGTAAAATTATCTGTTAACTCTTTTCGCTTTAACAGCAGCTTCAGGAATATCTTGTACCGTTCTGAAACCGATATAACTTCTTGCAGAATCTTTGTTTTCCCAGTCTCTTGCACCTGTCATCAACATATAACCAACATCTTTCCAAGAACCTCCTCTTACAGATTTTTTGTCATCCGTTTTAGATTTAATAGAAGGATTTAAAGTAGAAGAGAATCCGTATGCAGAATTGTTATATCCTGAATCAGTCCACTCAGATACGTTACCTGCCATATCAAATAATCCGAAAGTATTCTTTTTGAATTTTTTTACAGGAGCAGTGTAAGTATAAGTACCTTTTTTCTCATCTTCCATATAGCTACCTCTTTTTGGCTTGAAGTTTGCTAGATAACAACCTCTATCATCCATTAAATAAGGACCACCCCATGGGTAAGTTGCATTTTGTTTTCCACCTCTTGCAGCATATTCCCATTCCATTTCGTTAGGAAGACGGAATCGTAAAGGTCTTTGTTGTTTTCTTTTCAAGCTTTCGTTATAGTCAGACTTTAATTTAGTTCTAAAGTCACAATATGCTCTTGCCTGATCCCAAGTTACCCCAACAACAGGATAATCTTTGTAAGCTTTATGCCAGAAATACTGTTCAAATAAAGGCTCGTTATAAGTAAAGTGGAAATCGTTTACCCAAACTGTTGTATCTGGATAGATTGCAATGCTTTCGCTTCTCAAGAAGTTTACTCCTCTTTGGTTATCAGCGATAGCAACATCCATATCTCCCCATCTATAACCATATTTTAATTTACTAACATCAATAAGTCTTTCGCTACCTACTCTAGAAGATGCAGGTAAGTACATAGACTCAAGAACTTCAGCATATTCTACATCTGGATATTTTGAAGTATTCCAATGTAATGGAATTTTCCAGTCTAGTTTTTTGCTTGCATCGAACCCATCATCTCTTCCTCCAGCTCCTTCAAGATATTCCTGATATGGTGTAAGGTTTTCTTCTTTTTTAGCAAGATAAGCATAGTCTCCGATGCTTGCGCCTTTACCGCCACCATCGCCACCTTCTCCTGCTGCTTCAGCAAGCATCGTTCTAGCGATAGAATCTCTTACATAATTGATGAAAACTCTGTATTCTGCATTAGTAGTTTCTGCCTCATCCATAAAGAAAGGAGCTACAGTTACCGTTTTCAAAGGTGCAGTTTCACCATTATTGGTAAATGATTCATCGGCCATACCAGCAATAAAAGAACCGCCAGGAATTGCCACCATACCATAAGGTCTTTGTGCAACAAATGATTTTGTTTTTTCTCTAGGTATCAATTCTCCTTTTGTTCCAGGCTTCCCTACAGAAGAAGATCCACCACCTGAACAAGATACCGATGCTACCGACGCAGACAATAATAAAAGAAATATCCTTTTCATGTTAATTTTTATAATTAAGCCGTAAATATATAATTTTTTTAAGAAACTTTTAAGATTTTTTTTAGAATAACGAAAAAAAACTAAACTTATTTTATTTCCAAGTACTTTTTACTCTACAGTTACTGATTTCGCAAGATTCCTTGGCTGGTCTACATTCGCACCTCTATACACCGCTATATAATAAGCGAGTAGCTGTAAAGGCACAGAAGCCACTATTGGAGAAAAACATTCTGATGTTTCAGGAATTTCAATCACATAGTCTGCCATTGCGCTAACCTGCGTATCTCCTTTGTTTACAACCGCAATTACTTTACCTTTTCTAGCTTTAATTTCCTGTACATTACTTACAATCTTATCATAGTGGCCTTTTTTAGGAGCAATGATCACAATTGGCATGTTTTCGTCAATTAGAGCGATCGGTCCGTGCTTCATCTCTGCCGCAGGATAACCTTCTGCATGGATGTAAGAAATCTCTTTTAATTTAAGAGCTCCTTCCAAAGCAGCTGGATAATTGTAACCTCTTCCTAGGTAAAGGAAATTGGTTGCATTGATAAAGTCTTTTGCAATATTTTGAGTAAGCTCATGAGTACCCTCCAAGACTTCTTCTATTTTCTTAGGAAGTGCATCCAACTCAGAGATAAGACTCATAAATTCAGCATTTCCTAAATTACCATTGTGTTTTCCTAATTTTAATGCAATTAAAGAAAGGATAGTCAACTGAGCTGTAAATGCTTTTGTAGAAGCAACACCAATTTCTGGTCCTGCATGAGTATAAGATCCTGCATCTGTAATTCTCGCAATAGAAGAATCTACTACATTACATATACCATATATAAATGCACCTTTTTCTTTAGCTAATTTTAAAGCAGCCATTGTATCTGCAGTTTCTCCCGATTGAGAGATAGCAATTACCACATCTTTATCTGTAATAATAGGGTTTCTATATCTAAACTCAGAAGCATACTCCACTTCAACAGGAACTCTTGCGAATTCTTCAATTAAATATTCACCAATAAGACCTGCGTGCCATGAAGTACCACAAGCAATGATGATGATTCTATTAGCGTTTTTGAATTTCTCTACATGATCCCAAATTCCCGCCATTTTTATAACCCCTTCATTTACAATAAGTCTTCCTCTCATTGTATCGTGGATAGATTTTGGCTGTTCAAAGATTTCTTTAAGCATAAAATGCTCATATCCACCTTTTTCTATCTGTTCTAAGCTTAATTTTAATTCTTGAATTTCAGGAATTATTTTAGAATTTTCTGTAATTGTTCTGATATCCACACCACCTTCTAATGATATAGTCGCCATATGACCTTCTTCAAGATAAATTGCTTCTTTTGTAAATTCAACAAAAGGAGAAGCATCAGATGCGATAAAATATTCTTTATCACCAATTCCGATTGCCAACGGAGATCCTAATCTCGCTACAACCAAAAGTCCAGGATAATCTTCGTGCATTACTGTAATAGCATAAGCACCATAAACTTCATTTAATGCATATCTTACTGCTTCAGGAAAATCTGTTTCAGAATTTAGCTCTGTAAAATACTGAATAAGATTAACTAAAACTTCTGTATCTGTTTCTGACTTGAAAGTGAACCCTTTCTCGGTAAGCATTGTTTTAATTGTATCATAATTTTCAATAATACCATTATGAACAAGTGCTATTTTCCCGTTATTAGAAACATGGGGATGCGAGTTTCTATCACTTGGAACACCATGGGTTGCCCAACGCGTATGCCCCATTCCTATTTTTGCAGTTCCCTTTAAATTATGAGAAATATTGACTAAATCATCAACCTTCCCTTTAGTTTTTTCAACACTAAAGCTGTTGGCAGCATTTTCTAAAACAATTCCGGCACTGTCGTAACCTCTATATTCTAATCTTCTAAGACCATTGATAACGATATCATAAGCATCTTGAAAACCTGTATAACCAACTATTCCGCACATATTTTAATCAAATGTAATTTTTTATTTTTATTTTTTTGTTCCGAAAGTCACTCTAAGTTTAATTTCATTAGGAGTAACTGTTGTATCATCCTCAGCATTTGTAGGGTCAGATCCGATAAAGACAGCTCTTCCCGTAGAAAATGCTCGTGTAGTGTATTTGTATCCAGCTATAGGACTAGAAGGACTAGGAGTAAACTGAGCAAGATCTATTTTGAAATATTTGTCTTTATAATCGTTATAAGTATCAGTCGATTCAACAATATCTTTTAAAGATTTAGTTACCGTAAACTCATAATAGGCAGGATTTTTATCTGTATCATAGGCTCTTATAGGAATAAATAAAGCTCCTAAAGAAGTATAATCAGTTGTAAATGCTGTTGTTTCTTTTCCATCAGAGTCTTTATCTCTTTGAACGATCGTAAAATCTTTGACACTTGGTTTTGGATAAGAATTTGACCATGCTAATTTATCTGTATAAATTCTGATTTTAGCACTAATAATAGCAGCCTTGTCATTTTGATATTTCTCTTTCAGCCTATCAATCTCTTCTTTTTTGAATTTTATACCAATAGAATTCCCTCCCATTCCTTGTGCAAAAAGTTTTGCGTCACCAGTAACACTATTTGGGTTAGCATAGGCTTGAACAGCCGCACCACTTCTATTATATTCATAGAAACCAGAACGCATATTTGTACCTTTTATAGTAAAGTCATACTTTGTTTGAGGTCTAGTATTGACACCATCTACAAGTTTATCGTTCTTATAATACATAATCAGTTCCATATCATCAGGAGTAAATGAGAATAAATAACCATCATCTTCAGCAACGGATACCTTTAAACCTTTGAAATGTCTTATAAAATTTGATAAGTCGCTTAACTCAGGCTGTCCTTTCTTATCAATAATTTTAGACTGAAATATAGAAGGCGACAACTGAATTCTTAAACCCGGTGCCGGTGTTAATAATGATATTGTTGAAGGAAATATTTGAGAATTATCCGAATCTTTTGTAATTGAAACAGAACTTACGTTACCATTTTTAATTTCTTTTGAACCTAAAAGTGTAGTATATGTAGCAAAATCTTTATTAGAATAGACAATATCGTTATATCCATTCATAAAATCTTTTACCTCGTAAACTTGCAATGTAAGATTCTTTTTAGCTTTTCCAAACTTTGCAACAGGATATGTGCTTACTACTTTTTTAGCATTTATATTTCCATCAGGATAAATGTAATTCTCATCTGTGGTAGTAGCTACAAGCGAGTCAGCACGATAAATCGGTTTAATCACCAAAACTACTGAATCTACTACTGCATTAGTTCCAAAATCAGGATTATAAGAAGGCAATCTTACTTGGGTAAAATAAGAAGCTTTTTGCTTACCAAACTGATTCTCATCAAAAGCTCCCAAAACAGCAGTTGAAGCAGTTGAACCAGGACTAATAAGATTTAATAGTTTATATGCATCTGTTCTTATTGTATCATTATTATTAATATTATACGCAATAAGATCATAAGAAGATTCTACTCCCTCTGCTGCACCATTTAAAAATAGCTGTTCACCTAAAGAATCTGGTTCCGGTTCGCAGTTATAAACTAATACACCACCTAAAACCATTACAGAAAGAATGGTGAAAATTTTTCTAATATTATAAATCATCAAAATGTATATTAATATAATTTACTGATAGAGTCTACATCTAGGTATTCAGATTTTGAAGTAGTTGTTTCATTGAAACCTTTATCAAGATCACCGTTCAAAAACTCATCTCCTTTTACAACTTCGTCTACATAATTCATACTTTCGATAACGAAACTCTCGAAGCTTGGTTTATTTAACGCATTTAAATCTGAAATATTATCAAACTGAAGTTTCTCGCCTACATTTCCTGCCAAAGCTGCATCTTTCTCATTATATAATGAAAGTACAATTTTAGCATCTTTGAAGTAAGTATCAGATTTGTAATATGTTTTCAGATAAATAGGCACAAAAGAAGACATCCATCCATTTAAATGGATAACATCTGGAACCCAGTTTAGTTTTTTGATTGTTTCTATCACACCGCGTGCAAAGAATATAGCTCTCTCGTCATTATCATCAAACGCTACTCCTTCGTCATCAAAATAATATTGTTTTCTTTTAAAGTATTCTTCGTTATCAATGAAATAAACCTGTAGTCTCTCACCCGGAAGCGAAGCCACTTTAATAATTAAAGGCTGATCTAAATCGTTGATAATAATATTCATCCCCGAAAGACGAATCACTTCATGAAGCTGGAATTTCCTCTCACTTATCTGTCCGAATCTTGGCATAAAAACTCTTACATCATTGCCTTCTTGGTGCATTTTAAGTGCCATTTTGTTTACCACCGCTGCTAAATTTGTATCTTCCTGATAAGGGTACATCTCTGTGGTAATGTACAGTATTTTCTGATTGGGCATATAATTTTTTATATAATTTTTAAATAATGCTTAATATGCAAAATTACGAAAAAACATTCAACATTATCCTAATTAACATTTTTTTACGATAGTTCTTAAGATATTGCTGGAAAACTAAAAATAAATATCTTAATATTAGTATTTTTGAATTGTTATTAAAATAAACTATGGAAGTTCTAAAAAACAAAAAAACACTTCAGGATTTTATAGAAAGACAGAAGGAAATGGGCAAAAAAATAGGTTTTGCGCCAACAATGGGAGCTTTACACAATGGGCACCTGTCATTATACGAAGCTGCAAGAAAAGAAAATGACTTGGTCATTTCTTCAATTTTTGTAAATCCTACACAGTTTAACAATGCCGAAGATCTCGAAAAATACCCAAGAGATACCGATCGTGACATCTTCATTCTCAAAAATTCAGAACTTGTAGATGCTGTTTATCTTCCTCAAGTTGAAGATATTTATCCTGAAAAAACAGAAAGCCAGCGTTACGATTATGATGGTTTGGAAAACGAAATGGAAGGAAAATCAAGACCGGGGCATTTTGACGGGGTAGGAACTGTAGTTGAAGAACTTTTCAGACAGGTAAAACCAGATAACGCTTATTTTGGGGAAAAAGATTTCCAGCAATTAGCTATTATCAAAAAAATGGTCGAGAAAAAGCAACTTCCTATTAAAATAAAAGGAGTTTCTATTTACAGAGCAGAAAACGGTTTAGCTTTAAGCTCAAGAAACCAACGCCTCACCGAAACCAGAAAAGAGGATGCTAAAATAATTTTTGAAACATTAACAAAAGTTAAAGAATGGTTTAAAAACACTCCAGTTTTTAATATTAAAGAAAATGTAGATGAAATTTTTTCTCATCAAAAAAATATGAAATTAGAATATTTTCTAATTGCTGATGAAAGTACATTAAAAGAAACCAATCAAAGAGAAGATGAAAATTCTTACAGAGCGTTTATCGTAGTTGATGTAGACGGAGTAAGATTAATTGACAATATGCACTTGGATTGACACAAAAATCAAAGGCTTCCGGAAGGAAGCCTTTGAACACCAAATCACAAAATATTAATATGAAAAAAATTTACTTTTCAGTAAACTTGTGACCCGGCTGGGATTCGAACCCAGGACCCATACATTAAAAGTGTATTGCTCTACCAGCTGAGCTACCGAGTCGGTCACATAAAATTAACGACGACAAATATAAAATTATTTTTATAAAATATCAATCTTTAATTAAAGATTTTTTTTGCAGTGCCTGCGACTGGACTCGAACCAGCACATCCTTAGGAAACCACCCCCTCAAGATGGCGTGTCTACCAATTTCACCACACAGGCAATAAAATTACAAAAATCTAGTAATTTTTACCAAGTGACCCGGCTGGGATTCGAACCCAGGACCCATACATTAAAAGTGTATTGCTCTACCAGCTGAGCTACCGAGTCGGTCACTTTATTATCAAGTTTCATTGTTAAGTAATGTTCCTTGTTTTCAGTGGTGCAAAGATAGGCGTTTTTTCGTTATCTCAAAACTTTTTCGCAAATTTGTTTAAAATAATTTCATGATAATTTCACTAGTCGGATACATGGGGAGTGGCAAATCTCACATTTCCAAAATATTAAGCGATAAAATAAATTTTAAATTAATTGACCTCGACAAAGAAATTTCTCGTCGAAATAAGTTGACTATCCCTGAAATATTCGAAAAAAAGGGGGAAATTTACTTTAGAAAGCTAGAAAGAGAAACTTTGGAGGAAATTTTAGCCACCCAAGAAAACATAATTTTGAGTCTGGGGGGAGGAACTCCGGTTTATTATAATAATATGGAAATTATTAACAATAGCTCAAAGAGTGTTTTTTTAAGAGCTTCTATTGCAACTTTAGCTGAAAGAATTTCTAAACAGAAAGAAAAAAGGCCTTTAATTGCAAAAATATCCGATGAAAATCTCCCGGAATTCATCGCCAAACATCTATTTGAGAGAAATATATTTTATAATAAGGCACAATTCAATATCAATACAGATAATAAAACCCCTGAAAATATCATTCAGGAAATAATAGAAAAGCTCTATCTCTAGAGCTTTTTCTTTTTATAAATTAATGTTTAATCGTTGGTTTCAGAATCACTGCCGTCTTCACCAAAAAAATCATCCCAATCTGTAAAATCAGCAGTGACATCATTTTCCACATAATCATCCATATCTCTTCTGTCTTTTTTAGTAGGTCTTCCTTCTCCTCTGTTTCGATAATATTCCTGAGACATCTTTCTCATCATTAATTGCTCGTACTGATCTTTATCTGTCACATCTTTGATATGAAGCGGAACTAATTTAGCCCCAATTCTACTTTTAGGAATCTGTATTACTTTAATTTTATACTCAATTTGGTTTTTGCGAATTTTGATAACATCTCCTTCTTTTACTTCTTTGGATGACTTCACAACCGAAGTTCCGATAGAAACTCTGTTCTTTTTTATTTCATCTGCAGATACCGATCTTGTTTTATAAAAACGAATGCTCCATAAAAATTTATCTATTCTCATATTTTTTTATACTTTTGTCGTTATATTATTCGTAAAGTAATTAAAGTTTTTGAAATGAAAAAAATATTTTTGTATATCCTTGCAGGATCGTTGTGTTTCGCAGCTTGTAAAAAGGATGATGAGGTGGAAACTTTCGTAGAACCGGAAGACATCAATGTAAGAAACTCTTATGACCAGCAGGCTATTCAGAAATTCATGGATAACAACTACTTAGATACGCAGGGAAACATAAAAGCTTTCACATCAGATGCTGCTGATGATAATGAGAAAAAATTATCTCAACTGAGCCCTCAAACACTTCCATCCGGAGTTATTTACATCAAAAGAGATGGAGCACAACCAAATCCAGGAGTAACAATTGATACTAATTCAGATTCAAACACAGCAAGCCTTATCAAGACAATGATGAGAGCTAATTATTATCTTGCTACTGAAACAGAAGGAAATATTTCGTTAACGTCTTATGGTAGTTTATTAAACACTTTAGATGGTAGCGGTTCACCTATTACTGATCCCAGATTTTATTATGTAAAAAAACAGGTTCTAACAGATGCAACAACTGATATAGCGAAACAGAGAAGTTATTATGAAATTCCAGGTCTTAAAGAAGGATTGAAATATTTTAACGGATTTCAAAATCTTCCAAATAGTGATTTGCCTAATTTACAGGGTGTAATTATCGTACCTTCAAAAGCTGCCTTTGCAAGAAATGAAAATTATTATGGTCTAAAAAACATGACTTTGGTTTTTAATTTTCAGATTTATCATACAGAAACAAGACCCTCTAACCAACAATAAGCAATTAATTAAGATAAAAAAAGCGCTTCAAATATTTGAAGCGCTTTTTTATTTATCTCACATTCCCTAAAATATCCGGGAAATATTTATCTGAAAGATGTTCAAACTCATCACCTCGCATAAACATACTTGCATCTACTTCCTCATAAGAGCTTCTTCCTGCAGCAGCAATTAATTCGTTACACGTATGTAAAGTATTTTTGTGGAAATGATATACTCTTTCTGCTTTATCAGTCACATCAAGCCCTTTAATCAACATTTTATCCTGAGTCG
Coding sequences within it:
- the panC gene encoding pantoate--beta-alanine ligase, producing the protein MEVLKNKKTLQDFIERQKEMGKKIGFAPTMGALHNGHLSLYEAARKENDLVISSIFVNPTQFNNAEDLEKYPRDTDRDIFILKNSELVDAVYLPQVEDIYPEKTESQRYDYDGLENEMEGKSRPGHFDGVGTVVEELFRQVKPDNAYFGEKDFQQLAIIKKMVEKKQLPIKIKGVSIYRAENGLALSSRNQRLTETRKEDAKIIFETLTKVKEWFKNTPVFNIKENVDEIFSHQKNMKLEYFLIADESTLKETNQREDENSYRAFIVVDVDGVRLIDNMHLD
- a CDS encoding shikimate kinase, which produces MIISLVGYMGSGKSHISKILSDKINFKLIDLDKEISRRNKLTIPEIFEKKGEIYFRKLERETLEEILATQENIILSLGGGTPVYYNNMEIINNSSKSVFLRASIATLAERISKQKEKRPLIAKISDENLPEFIAKHLFERNIFYNKAQFNINTDNKTPENIIQEIIEKLYL
- a CDS encoding RNA-binding S4 domain-containing protein — translated: MRIDKFLWSIRFYKTRSVSADEIKKNRVSIGTSVVKSSKEVKEGDVIKIRKNQIEYKIKVIQIPKSRIGAKLVPLHIKDVTDKDQYEQLMMRKMSQEYYRNRGEGRPTKKDRRDMDDYVENDVTADFTDWDDFFGEDGSDSETND